The stretch of DNA GGCGGAAGTCGGGGTGGAGCCGGTTCTTCGACGTCTTGCCCTCGGGGACAGGCACGAAGAGCAGCCCCGGCATCTGGTCCGGCTCAGGCCGGATCTCGATGATCTCCTCGGATTCGTCGACCACTACCCAGCCGAGAGCCTCGGCCCACCAGCGCCCGAGAGCGACGGGGTCGGCGGAATCGACGATGATCTGTTCCCATTCCAGTGCCATGGGCCTCAGCATAGACAGGACCGGCGGCCCACCCGTCCCTCCGTCGAGGGGCGGGCCGCCCCGGCGGCCCTGGCTCATCATCTCCCGGCAGTGACAGGAGAGCGAACACGGCCCCGGAGTCCTGGCTCAGACACCAGCCGCAAGGTAG from Streptomyces sp. 6-11-2 encodes:
- a CDS encoding VOC family protein, which codes for MALEWEQIIVDSADPVALGRWWAEALGWVVVDESEEIIEIRPEPDQMPGLLFVPVPEGKTSKNRLHPDFRPDDQEAEVARLLSLGARRADTVQDEQHWVTLLDPEGNEFCVLSERKS